The Manihot esculenta cultivar AM560-2 chromosome 17, M.esculenta_v8, whole genome shotgun sequence genome contains the following window.
atcctgttacaacctattctgccagatttacacttttagctcccatgttaaatttctttcctctaagcctttcaaacatcattttaacattcatataatatatttatacaatcaaagcaacatttccagcaagtaaaattaacccctaatttcacttagtcatggcagaatcaaaggaaaacagaaaatcaaagaaacaccaaacctttcttggattccttctttcttttcctcttctaatctctagctatctcctttccctttgatgttccttcacctaggtagatttatgtcttaggaaaggattgaataaactataaattaaagctcTATAAtgaaaattcatgcatgaagaaatgagatgatgctatttcctactcatttctaaacttacctttgattttcaagcttggtgtatatggaaccctaaaattttcttcttcaattctttcactatatggctgttcctttagctcttgatcttaggatgaattttggttaaagaaagaagttattttggtgaggttttggcttggctttgatgggagaaagaaaagcaattctttttctttgaaaatGGGTGACCTACGGCAATGGTGGAGGAAGAAAGAAGACAATCCCTTTTTTTAATTTGCTTGGTCATTTCTTCTCtccttagttaggtgacacatggaaagtaaatctgaatttttatgttttaacttttcatatttatactttaacctactaaactctttccaatgtttcaatttagttttcaaactttcaataatcatagattaaCCTACTGACAGAGCGTATTTTGGgtcatattatcatgatcttaatgataattatttgcacgttttctgcctaatttggttgttttgttcatgttttgcagaaactaggtgtgaaaagacattctggagaaaatgtggttaaaactgccaaaaagtgccaaatatggaaagttccagaaaaggaaagtttcatatatggaaagtgccaaacaaggaaagagtcaaagagcgcagccagcaaactgtccgaaattcgaactgcagaatccttcctgccttgtttagaacgtgtgccaagaaaggaaagtcttcaaataaggcaagttttcagaaaaggaaagtcttcaaatgaggaaagtgcagaggcaaaagcaaataaggaaagctcagtcagaggattatttaaaattcaaatcgcagatatttctttccttattcaaagatgtgcacatactgcagcagtcatatcttccaatttaggcagcaagatctcatgaaggcacacttgcctcctctgcgttcagcattcaaaattcaaacgaaggctccatctaaaaaggaaagactggacagatatctttccacttctgcacattaatgactgcattctcctgcctcttttgcaatccatgcgcgcgccacctcttctggaagcattatCCGCGCGTCCTttctcttctgaaagccttggtacgtgcatatttccttatgaacatcaagccacgacttttcttcctctattggcagccttggatcgctcttccttccttttcaagcacaaggtacgctcctttcctattctgaaggcaatctgcgtaccaacttccttctgaagccttgcagtccgattctttcctcttttgcaacaacttgggcagcaagttgcacatgggcagcaccttgggcagcctctacactaattaggaagcaaggtcagcatctaaacttatttaggaagcacaatctgcgcctccttccctttctgagaccaaaccgcgcgcatcaacttcctttcgcagtgcattttcgcgcagccttccttctgaagccgaaaagcgcgattctttccttttcagacacatcttgggcagaaaatacctcttgggcagtaagtatgacctagggcaacacttttcaactataaaaagccacataagaagcctctacatggtctttacactccccttgggagacacctacgggattgcaagtgacatcttctctttttcttcctttctttatttttagtttttgtttcagccatgagtggctgaaacctttattctagttgaagatcaagtgaagctttagttgtattgtggattgagagacttggacattcattgttttaccttttgttattcaatattcttgtgatttcatgcttaaggatattattgctttgttatttaagatctccattgatttttgttgcaaagtgatatattgttgttttgaatgattttaagtccgtatttgcttgaatcgtttgaacataagaacacttggtgcacaaccaaggaaattgcatgatctagtgttgtctccatgcatgtgggtgactagaattggttctctccattactttatgcgattgacttttgcaaaaggcctaaggctcaaagacgttctttggcaattgttaattagtaattgattggtggactttccctaattaatttaatctaaaagagagactatggatgtgagaagcttcttcaatctccatagccaatttattgaatcaacaaaggaacatttgagtcaatgatcaatcccttcaactaaagtgaatctaaatcttcaactagagcttttaccatcattgttttaccctcaatttactttctgcttaattttaattgctcttttctttagcttaatcaaatcaatcttgaaacccccattttttactttacatgcacttgcactttcttttcttttctgctctctttaatttggtctattcaaggaaggtaaacgagtgtcaattccctgtggatacgatcctcttaccactgtctgcaattttaatattgttggtagttaaacaggttatttattttgaccggcttcgacaaccattCTGTCACCTACTAAACTGCAAGCATGTCGGAtgtaaacaagcacctcaagcaagtatgtcgggaaaccctaagcacctcccaaaAGTTACTCGTTCctgactcgctaatcacactgtctgctttatttctggatatgtccgtttctttgtttgagttttctatgattcagttattagcagattaaatttaagctagcacctcccctaatgccacttactctagtGGTGACATAGCCTAACCCATACCTAGTGATGTTACTAttctagctatgggtttgaggatgttacacccctgctctgcagagggcaagatatTGTAGGACAATCAAAgagggtacatcaagggaccctagaaggtcttttgatgcaagtcggaggagatcagttcatgatggtatatcagcggatgtgatggaaacagaggaggataaccagagaagagatagtagtttgggcatgagtatgtcagaagaggatatgggagaatcccaaggaggcactcaggcctcaggcctcaggctttgttccacctctggctgacgctcgactactttaaaacaagagattagttcagttttactcacctctggctgacgcttgactACAACTGTAGcagcagactcactgctggcctctacagtctctcgggtccgatcctacacaggtggactcaagtgagagaccaaacataactctaacaagactctaaacaactccccaaaaaccccttaaaacatcacaaaacatgcatgcaaaacaagcaaaggaaggctgggcagaggactttcggtggcaggttcggcggccgaaggtcttctacagatccgaaagtcggggtTCCTTCAGggacaggtttggcggccgaaagtccacagatccaaaagtcagggactttcgggggcgggttcggcagccgaaccctacttcggcggccgaacctgggtcctccagAATGGTAGAACCCGATTCCGCCCTATGCATTTTagccccaaaactctcaaatcctcacacccaacttcccacaacatgcatacgcactccaacatgcataaggggtataaaaactagtctaaaccccaacaaacaacaacaaaatacAAGAGagagcatacattcatcaaaacccaactcaaagcctataaccttTGATCTAGCCAtaacatgcatctttaccccttaacccttcataaaacttaattaaaacatatgaaaaggcaatgatctacacttacctcttgaaaatctaaggtagatgtgacccaagtttggagttgaggagaaacggtctccaactttaaaatcttggattcaagcttaaaacttcaaaaacaagcgaaaactcatgaaaatttgaaggatttgaaggaaaaatataACATCATCAAAagaagggcaagaactcacctttgtccgaaaatggaaagagaaactcccccattttcggactggaggcctcttataggtggctgaccagaccaccttcgggggtcgAAAGGAAAGttcccgcggcagcaccatgttcgacggccgaaactgggcTTTTCTCCAAaaagtatttttcttttctttttaaaactttaactaaaaaccaaataataaaaccataaaaatcattttgtaaaaacatattttacccttctagaggttccagTATCCGAGATTTCGAATTCCAACGGGAATACCGTCGGAAGATTAAAATTTCgacgccggagtctagtcgggtactACACGCGTGCTTGAAGCGGGGTGGCGCTACCTTGATATTGTTGCCTAAAAGCTTGACCTATTAATTAACTCTAACTTTTTGtgataaatttgaaatttatgcCAATTAAAATAGCAAGactctttgaaaattttttttaattatattataattaaattaatttttataaaatttaagtatttatatataaagaattaatttaaattatgaatatttacaataaaaataaaaatatctataattAAGTCTAATTTAAGTCTCAAATATCTGAATTCTCTAAATTAAAAACATTGCATACCGATCATCGATACCTATAATAAAGTGAATTCTTCTTGGTCCAATTGTCTATACTCGCATGCTTTCACCTTTTTATTCATGTTCTTTAGAAATTCAAGTTTtcttgttaaaattaatttaaaaatattattttattattttagtatagattaataaaactattaaatttaatttaaaattaatttttataattttttaattattaaaaaaggaaaataatttaatcgacaaaagaaattatatttgaatttaataGACATAACtaaagtaaaaatatttattttattaataaagtaaaaatttaaaaaccatattatattttaattttaacttttccagattctatttaatttattagttaaaaatacaattaatttgaaagttttggctttattattaaaaatataaaaatgatttttcacaaatatttgataattttatgttttttgaaACTAAcatttagtaattttattatgtgctataattctaaaattttaataattttcgaGTGTTTTAGATATTGCAATGTGTTTCttactttttatatatttaatttatttattataaataaaattgcttcatatttttctaaaatatttcctttggttatttaattaacttgttatataatttaatttttttaaattatttacttaattattaaaaattaatattattgtaataatcCAACCCccatcctctctctctctctctctctccatccATCGGAAAGAAGCTGAAAAACCCTCTTCGGTTGATGTCTTCTATCACCAAAAAGCGCCCAAAACCGGCTTCCAAGAGCCCCAAGCCTGAACGTGAACCCagcttatcttcttcttcttcacattCTCCGTTGATGGAACCACCCCACAGTCTGTTTCCTTCGAAGGAAGAATTATTGAGACTGATAGCAGTTCTGGCAATCGCTTCTTCGGTAGCTTTGACATGTAATTTCATAGTAAGCTACATCAATCCCACAACAAAGCCGTTTTGCGATAGCAATGTAGActcttctgatcctttctcaGGTGGGTATTGTCCGATTCTTGATTATGTGACTCCTCTCATTAAAATCTCCAGATTCTTTGTTTCCCTTGCTGGGTGTCCTTTGTTCTGTGGAAATGTTATTGGCACTCTAAACTATGTATGGCTCTATATTTCCTTCGAGTTTGTGCTTACATTTTGAAATTGATGTGATATATGCGATGTCAATAGTTGAATTCACCCAAGCCAAGTTGAACAGGGCCAGTTTGAGCTGGAATTCAATTCATAAACGGCATAAATCGTATTCTATTTGGGTTTCTTTTGGAAATGGATGAACTTCAAAGTTGGATTGGATATGCCTCATTACTATTTCTCATGAGTGATCTGGTTTCTTAGAGATAAGTTCACTCGTTATATATGGCTTTGATTCGAAGTTTTGGGGTTTATTGGAATCTCTATTCGACCGCTAACCTTTAATGGGCTTAACCCAGAAACTTTAGAAAGAAGTTCAAGTATGAACTGAATTGCATTGCAATCCTTGTTATTTGTTATCTCATAGCAGTCTTTCTTTGTATAATGCTTATTTCCTTTTTTCTCTCCTAATTAGCTCTCATTATTTTGCAGATTTTTGTGAGCCTTGTCCAAAAAATGGAGAATGTAGTCAAGGCAAGTTGGAATGTGCTCGTGGCTTTAGAAAGCATAGAAACATATGTGTagaagatggagagattaatgAAAGAGCTAAGAAACTTGTCTGTTCTATGAATCTTATTCATTATGGTACTCTAATTTTCtgagcatgaaagaaaaatatttgcttTGAATTTTTGCTATGCCTGTATAAAATTCTTCTATTTTGTGCAATGCAACTGCAGTCAGAATGGGTGGAAAATCGCCTTTGTGAAGCTTATGCTCAATTTTTGTGCCATGGGATGGGGAAAATTTGGGTATGTCTTTCTTGCAGCTATCCACACTGTGGAAGCTGTTTCTGTTATTCCAAAATTTTCTTTTGCTGGTGAAGGTGGTAATTGTTCAATTAGTATCCAGCTGACATCTATAATTCTGATAAATAAGTGGGCGTTTATAGGTCCAAGAAGATGAAATTTGGAATGATTTAGATGGACACCAACTGATGGAAAATTTAATGCCAGACAGTGCTATAAATATTTTTACCAAAAAGAAGGCAATGGAAATGCTTGGTAGTTTATTGGAAATGAGGACAAATTTATACGGGTATGCTACTCCACCCTCTGTTCACgcgttgagtttggtgaatgccTTGGGTTCTGGTTGGCTGTGCGATGAGGATTCtaattgtataaatatattttgcaGGAGCAAAGAGTTGAAGTGCCCAGACTTGGTTGCAGAACATTACAAACCATTTATTTGTCGCCTTCAGCAATGGATCTTCAAGCATGCTTTTGTTACTTCAATGCTTTTTGTACTCGTAAGACTTTGTAAAGGTTTCATGTTTAATTAGGTATCAAATGTTGAAGTTTTTTCACACTGTTGAGAATCTATAGGTTGTGGCATCCACATTATTACTTAGGAAAGTCCAACGTAGATTTTACCTATCAACCAGAAGTGAAGAGCTTTACCATCAGGTATTCAATGGCTGTGTGACCATGTCTTCTTTCATTGTATAGATTTATTGTATGATTCTTAGCTTCTGATTTCTCTACTTGTTGTAAATTGAGTTATTGTGGAGGCCATTGTGCATTATCTATAAAATCTAGATACTCTTGGTTCAAAACCTGattcttgatttaatttttatatcgcTTATGGTTTTGAATAATAGTTTTGGTTAAGCTAAACAATGAACTTTCTTTAAAACCAcagaaattaagaaaaaaaaggtaACAAATATAGTAGATGGAAAAAGTTGcattcaaatgatattgctgGGGATGATTATGAATaatctgtaattttttaattttggtatAAAGTTATTAACTACTGTTAGCTTCAATTCTTATTATCTAgcatttttaaaatgtcaatttGTTATTGCCTTCCCATTATATGGTTCCTTAGAGTTGGATTTTCTGAAGGGATTGAATTTGATTTTGGGTGTGCTTCTATAGTCAACATAAGCTTGCTGTATTGGAAGTGATCTATCTAGGTGCTCAATTATAACACccatttttgctttgatttgtTATCTAAAGAGAAAGCCACCAATGGAGATGCTGCCTATTTTCAGGTTTGTGAGATCCTGGGAGAGAATGCCTTGATGTCAAAGACATCAAATGTTGAACCTTGGTTGATTGCCTCTCAGTTACGAGATCATCTGCTTTTGCCCAAAGAAAGGAAGGATACAGTGTTATGGAAAAAGGTATTATTCAATTTCTTTGAATCTAATTATacctatttaattataaattaataaattgatgTTTCATTTGCAATTACACTTCCCTATTTGAGTGGGATGAGATACTTTACAGGTTTAGACTTCTACCCATTATCCCTAAACTTTGACCCCCCTGTAATAGCATTGTCTTGAACTTGAATTTGTATCTTGGAACTACCCAAATCTGATTTGATTAACAGTACAACTAATCTTTCCTACTATTGAAGGTTTCTAGGTTAAAGTAGTGACATGAAAGgcataggaaaaaaaaaaaattgacctTTGGAAATAATTTCTCTCATCCATATTCTCTTTCTCATATAGTCACCTATGTCTATCTCATGATCACTTGCTGTCTATGGtactccctctctctctctctctctctctctcccctcaAATTCTTGTTCATTGGCATAAAAAAATATCCTAAATCCACAAATGTTAACAGCATCGACAAATTCAAGGTCAACAGAGCCTCCACAAAGTGCTCCTAAGTAGGCATCTTATCACACAAGCTCAGGGAAAAAATGAAATTTGCAGTCCCAAAATTGCCTGTTGGTAAAGGCGCCAGGCAAGAAGCCCCAGAGGGGTTGTCTCACTGAAATAaatgtcaattttttttaatgcctTCAAGCAGCAAACAAGAACCCTAGAATCTTCCAATCTGTTTCAAAcagcagccagtagctccaaagACTATTCTCTTGCTCTCCTAGCCAGCAGGCATGTCTCtcttttttcctctttctctctctttcgcTTCTCTTCTAATGCTTACTTTCTgtatgtctctctctctctctctctcttcctgcTGGACCTGGCAAAATGATTTCCCTTTTCCCCCCTAATTTCTCTTCTTCACTTCTCTTTCCGCTCTCTTTCTGTGGCAGTGTACACATGTATGCGTGTGCTTGTGTTTGTGTACTTAGAGGCTATGGTGCCTCACTTCAAAATGGCCCTTGCCTCTCCCCTCTCCTCTCACGTAAGGTCATAGGTTACCCTGTGGCCTTGGTCACCTCTTGCCGTAATAATATTCAGTAAGGTAAATAGCACAAGTACTCActtaaatatgataaataaattaaatcttttaacattttaaaaccatatgaaaaattattaattactcAATTAGGTTTGCGAGCTACTTGAGTCCCTGAGCTTAGAGCTaagttgaaattaaaatattgtgtGTTAAATATGAGCAACTTGACTCATTTATACCCCTTCTTGTAGCATTCACCATTTCCTCCAAAGTTGTATGATTCACTGCATTTACATATGGTAAAGTTTAAGAAGATGTATGATTCAGTGCTTGTAtatctaaaatatatataaatgtgtaAAGGGGAGGGAGAATACccaaatttacttaaatatcCTTGTAGTTTTATTGATGAGattgttttaatattattaatgagtttaaataatatcaaaaagatattgttttaattttgaacttaatattatctaaatacttaaaaaacaaaatatttaaaataattattatatgttGTTACTGAAGTATTGATCCTTATAACTTTACTGAGGAGATTGATTTTATAGATAATTTTAGTTATTCTATATGAATTAGATTTAGTAAAAAATAATGATTCTGCTAGAtagataattcaaaatttttcaaaaattcaaactaatttaatttaaattttattaatttaattaattgtggAGTTTATATCTGaaagatattattttaattttaaaaactatcttgattttaaactaattttattatctaaatactaaaagaataaaaaaaatatttaatataattatttatcatgTTACTTAAATATCTTTGTAGTTTTACTTATGAGACTTTTTTAATAGATGATTTTAGTTATTCTATAAGGattagatttaataaaaaataataattttattagacagatcgttcaaaattttttaaaaaaattcaaactattttaatttaaattttactaattaaattaatgatagaatttatataaatttcaaattcGTTATCtatttgtttttaaatttttattataattcaaaaattttcaaaaaaaaagtgGTTCCAACCGATTAAAACTATAACCGTTTCATAAAAATAAgatcttttttttccttttaattaagtagattttataaaaactattaaaatatttataataacattaataaaaattatggtacTTTAATATAGTAAGAAAAAGTAAAActttataatatattacatttagaaataaaataaaaatgatttaatcaaatattaatttaatttaattattatctatggtaatttataataaaatacttgaGATTTAGAAAATCCATAATTTAGTCTCTATCgttttaataataaacaatATAGTCCTAAAAGTTTCTTTATgttaacaaaatagtcattctaTTAAAATTCACTGTTAAACTATGACAATTTAGTCTTTCAAATTTCACTTTTTATCACAatttaatccttataattttaataatttataacaatttagtccttatgattttaatatttataataatttagtccctTTAATTTGAGTTGATTTCTTTAATTAACAGTTAACTAACGGTAAAATTAAAAGGActgttttgttaataaaataatttcagagactaaattgtttattattaaataagcaTGGACTAACTTGTGGGTTTTACTAAACCTCAAGGACTATAATATAAATGACCCTATTATctataataaattcatatattttttattatttttcagtttACATGTAATTTATATTATGTATGAAAGTGAGAGGAGTAGCAAACAATAAAATTGTCTAAAATACTCATATTtacaattattataaattacctatattttgattaattaaaaaaaaaaatttattattatttaaaatttttaatttaaaactaattgtAAAATATAGTAAGATTCGTCAATTGTAATTTTTGTAATCTCGAGATTATATTAGATCAATCTCATTTCAAGatcaaataattttatcattaaccgatcaatctttatttttatacaacTCTTGTATATAAATAGATACTgccaaaagaaaatgagttcttCATAACGAAGACATCATAATATTTTCAGGAAGAATGAATTTGGAAAAGTAGTCTTTCTTTATATATTGCCGCACAAGACAAAGAAAAAAATAGTTCaaacaagaaaaaaatatttatatgtcGCCGCACAAGACCAAGAAAAAtgcttcttttctttatttatctCATATGTTAATTGTAATATTACATTATTCTATTTTAGAGGGTTAGGGTGgaaacattattattattttttctattttgatt
Protein-coding sequences here:
- the LOC110604496 gene encoding uncharacterized protein LOC110604496 isoform X2; translated protein: MSSITKKRPKPASKSPKPEREPSLSSSSSHSPLMEPPHSLFPSKEELLRLIAVLAIASSVALTCNFIVSYINPTTKPFCDSNVDSSDPFSDFCEPCPKNGECSQGKLECARGFRKHRNICVEDGEINERAKKLSEWVENRLCEAYAQFLCHGMGKIWVQEDEIWNDLDGHQLMENLMPDSAINIFTKKKAMEMLGSLLEMRTNLYGSKELKCPDLVAEHYKPFICRLQQWIFKHAFVTSMLFVLVVASTLLLRKVQRRFYLSTRSEELYHQVCEILGENALMSKTSNVEPWLIASQLRDHLLLPKERKDTVLWKKVEKLVEEDSRVDRYPKLVKGESKVVWEWQVEGSWSSARMKKKVEARRLKSSEGIKPSSDQQIHALKSSKPLAE
- the LOC110604496 gene encoding uncharacterized protein LOC110604496 isoform X1 encodes the protein MSSITKKRPKPASKSPKPEREPSLSSSSSHSPLMEPPHSLFPSKEELLRLIAVLAIASSVALTCNFIVSYINPTTKPFCDSNVDSSDPFSDFCEPCPKNGECSQGKLECARGFRKHRNICVEDGEINERAKKLSEWVENRLCEAYAQFLCHGMGKIWVQEDEIWNDLDGHQLMENLMPDSAINIFTKKKAMEMLGSLLEMRTNLYGSKELKCPDLVAEHYKPFICRLQQWIFKHAFVTSMLFVLVVASTLLLRKVQRRFYLSTRSEELYHQVCEILGENALMSKTSNVEPWLIASQLRDHLLLPKERKDTVLWKKVEKLVEEDSRVDRYPKLVKGESKVVWEWQVEGSWSSARMKKKVEARRLKSSEGIKPSSDQQIHALKSKPRTLMF